The sequence CCGGCGATCTTTACGACTGCTCTCAAAATCGTACGTAACTCTAATATACACATCCTACTTAAGAATAATCACTCATGCATGCGCAACTGTTACTATACGcataaatttatttgtttatctGTTGAATCATGAATATTCACACTCGTATCAATTTATCAGAGACATACGAGGTGCAGGTGGTGAAAGGAAAGACCTACCTGCTACGCATCATCAACGCTGCGCTCAATAACCAGCTCTTCTACAAGATTGCCAATCACAACATGACAGTTGTCGCAATCGACGCCGCCTACACAACTCCTTACGTCACCGATGTCGTGGTCATCGCGCCCGGTCAAACCACCGACGTTCTCATCACCGCGAATCAACAGACAGGATCTTACTACATGGCCGCCACTCCGTACATGAGCGCGAACATAAACTTTGATAACACCACCACAAGAGGCATCATCAGCTACGAGAACTCCTCGTCATCATCCCCGATCATGCCGGCCCTACCCAATCCCGGCGACACGCCAACGGCCCACAAGTTCAACACCAATATCACCGGACTCGCTGGCGGGCCCCAGTGGGTCCCGGTCCCCACCAACGTGGACGAGCACATGTTCGTGACCGTAGGAGTGAATCTGGAGCTGTGTCCCGTAAATGCCACGTGTCAAGGTCCATTCAATAACCGATTGTCTGCGAGCATGAACAACGAGTCGTTCCAGCTCCCGACCAATCTGTCTATGATGCAAGCACAGTTTTACAATGTGAGCGGGATCTACACCACTGATTTCCCCGACCAGCCAGCGGTCGAGTTTGACTACACGGACTCGAACATCAGCTTAGACCTATCGCTGGTCTACGCGCCAAAATCGACCAAAGTCAAAACGTTGAAGTTCAATTCGACGGTGGAGATCGTGCTTCAGAACACGGCGTTTTTGGCGATCGAGAACCATCCGATACATCTCCACGGTTTCAATTTCCACGTGTTGGCTCAAGGGTTTGGAAATTACGACCCAATCAACGATCCCCAAAAATTTAATCTCGTTAACCCACAAATACGTAACACAATTGGTGTGCCGGTTGGAGGATGGGCCGTGATTAGATTTACAGCAAATAATCCAGgttaattttctaaaacatTTCCTTAATTGatttcttatatatttttatgatcaaaacaatttctgatttttttttttcttttgaattattGTACAGGTATGTGGTTTATGCACTGTCATTTGGACGTGCATTTGCCATGGGGTCTGGCGATGGTTTTTGAGGTTGAAAATGGACCCACCCCATGGGTTTTGCCTCCACCACCGGCGGATCTACCCCAATGTTAGAAGTCGTTTCCAAATATTCGTCAAGACGGtctggttttggttttctcaaagttattattttttattttgatgtgCATGGTTTGGTTAACAATTGTATTTCTTTGATTGCAAATAACTTGTAATAAAAGGTGTATTGGATCGCAATAATCTTGTTAACTATATTGTAAAAGTTGGTCAACATTCTCTCGATcagtgaaataaaaataaataaatgtttttCAATATTCAGGATTCCTCGTATATAGTTACAAATCTATTCCAAAATATTATGAAATGTACAATTTATTACAGAATTATAGGTagacagtcctgatctcttggacccctgtagtccaagagatttatggtcactcaccgttggatgtaaattcaacggttcactcatttatgacttgaatcgggtaataatcatttatgtcatattgcatttatatatatcattttgaaccattggattaatatccaacggtgggtgaccacaatctcttggactcctgtggtccaagagatcgggactgtatatgtAGAATTGAAATGCTGCAACCACAACATTCCCcaaccccaaaaagaaaacgaatCCATATTTCCTACTGTTccatatatgtttatatggCTGATAATTTCTGACTAAAAATTACCTTTTCCCGCACAAATAATTTTCCTCGCTACCTACACTCGAAAggaaattatttgaagaaacCACACAACACGGCACATATACATGGCTATGAGAGGGAGCAAGGGAAAGAGAAGGATGAAATTTTCTTGATTTCATAACAGGACCATGAGTGAAagcagggaaaaaaaaaaattaaggatgaAGTTTTCTTGATTTCATAATAGGGGGAAAGGCGTCATGAAATTTACTTGACATTTTCTTTGTAACCGGACCAGGGGCAAAAGTGTCATGAAATTTTCttgatatttcttttgaaaCTGGACCAGGGGCAAAAGTGTCATGAAACTTTCCtgatatttcttttgaaatcGGACCAGGGGCGAAAGTGTCATGAAATTTTCTTGATATTTCATTTGAAACCGGACCAGGGGCGAAAGTGTCATGAAATTTTCCtgatatttcttttgaaattggaCCTGGGGCAAAAGTGTCATGAAACTTTCCtgatatttcttttgaaatcGGACCAGGAGAAAAAGTGTCATGAACTTTTCCtgatatttcttttgaaatt comes from Prunus dulcis chromosome 6, ALMONDv2, whole genome shotgun sequence and encodes:
- the LOC117632154 gene encoding laccase-7; the encoded protein is MARFAFVLACALALLASSVASGAIVEHSFNVNNLTVTRLCKEQSITVVNGSYPGPAIRARDGDTLVVHVFNQSPYNITIHWHGIFQLLSAWADGPVYVTQCPILPGHKYTYRFNITGQEGTLWWHAHVSWLRATVHGALIINPKAGLSFPFPKPYKEIPIILGEWWNGNVVDIENEGIATGIAPNNSNAYSINGLPGDLYDCSQNQTYEVQVVKGKTYLLRIINAALNNQLFYKIANHNMTVVAIDAAYTTPYVTDVVVIAPGQTTDVLITANQQTGSYYMAATPYMSANINFDNTTTRGIISYENSSSSSPIMPALPNPGDTPTAHKFNTNITGLAGGPQWVPVPTNVDEHMFVTVGVNLELCPVNATCQGPFNNRLSASMNNESFQLPTNLSMMQAQFYNVSGIYTTDFPDQPAVEFDYTDSNISLDLSLVYAPKSTKVKTLKFNSTVEIVLQNTAFLAIENHPIHLHGFNFHVLAQGFGNYDPINDPQKFNLVNPQIRNTIGVPVGGWAVIRFTANNPGMWFMHCHLDVHLPWGLAMVFEVENGPTPWVLPPPPADLPQC